gggagaaagagagagagagacttttaatttcattcagACATAGGAAACCTAATCATACCTTGATCTCATGATCAGACGGGATGAATCCACAAGTATCTGGATAGCTGACAAGTACGGCACATAGTACTGAACCACACTGTCACTGCCATTCAACACCAGCGGCACCCCAGCACCATAAGCACTCCACTCGTTGAACGACTCCCAAAGATCTCCAAGGTTGAAGTAAGGACACGAATCCACTCCTTCGCAGCTCCTCCACTGCCTCACACTCGTCTGCACCATCCACACCAACAAACCCATTATCAAACCAAAGAAGCACTAATCCAAAGCCtccattaaaacaaaaaccatggAAAAAAGGGAACCTTGGGAAAATACTGTGCCCGCACGGTCGGTGTAGTATAATCAAGAAACCGGTCCAGGTTCCCAGCTGCCGCCGGAGGCTGCCCCGGCGacggagaagaagatgaagacgatGAAGAAGAGCAGGAAACAGAGGTCTTTGACGACGAATCATCGGATTCAACGCGGCTATCCACCGCCGCGGCCTTCTGAGACGTCggctgctgctgttgttgctgcTTCTGAAGCTTCTGCTGGTTTAGCTGGAGCTGGAGTCTCAAGGCTGGGGGATTGTAGAATCGATCCACACCATAGACGCGGGCCGAGGGACGATGCCCCGGCGACCATATTGATGATGAAAGCTTCGAagatcaatggattcaaggaTGCGAAGCGCAAGCGTTTGGAGGGGCAAGGTCAGCAATGGCGATGTGATgcgaattagggttagggtttagggattGAGGACGAAGAAGAGcagacgacgacgacgacgacgacgacccTCTCTGGATTTCTTGGTTCCCGTTTCCAGATCGAACTCCATTTCGTAATTAGAAAGAATTCTCAGGGCTAAAAAAGTAAACTTGTTACGGATGACGTCATTATTCCTTCTATTATTTCCAaatattaaacaatgaaaaatcaTGCCATATATACGCCTTGTTGTTGATTATAATTCTTATAagacaaaaaatattagattctAAAATATAGCTATAAAATCTTCATATTTATTACGTCATATTTAACATTTCTAACTTCACATAATTCCATACATACCCCCTCAGATGAACAAACAATCAGATCACTCACCTCCACAATTTCTAAATAAAGATTGCAGAAAAATTAATGATGTTTCAATGCCTAAAAATTGGAATTTGGACAAGTTTTTATCAAAGATTAAATGATTGATAGTAAACATAAATTAGATAGAGAATACAACAAAAGAATTAAAGGTATTTAGAAGAAGGTACACACAGCACAATGTTGGCTGGCCTgtcaatacaacattcatttaacaaggaaaaaaaatagggACATGTTCCTGGGAATGATCAAGGACAATTTAGgtagaaaattatttaatagaAAAAAGCAAAAGGCTATGTAATGTGATGTATACCTCACCCTTGATCTTCAAAGTAAGAAGCTTGCTGCACAGTTTCAAGTCTTTTTATTTCTGAAGCTAAAGACATGAATCTGGTTTTCCCTTGGTAATTGTCCATCCATCCTTGAGCACAAGGCTTCACATTTTCGGTCATATTACACGGCGAAGTAAGTCAGAATGTTGTTTGCGAACCACCGACGCATTGACAAGAATCCCccaaagagaaataaagaattaaagatTTTATATCAATTGCTGTTGATGGTTTTCATGGATGAATTCAATCTGAGATTTGTTCAGGAATCCTTCATCAGCTTCTCCACAACCCCTTGCACAAACAAGGAAAAGCAAGCTGAGCAGCAATTTTTCATCAGATTTCCCGGTCCGTCTTCAGAATCATGAATGCAGGTATTTGGAAGCTGAACTGGGCTCGTCACAATTTCTCTGCGATGTTCAATTCCACATGCTGCTAAAATAGTGTGGGTAGAACGTCGTGCAATATCTTTGTAAGTAGCCCGATCTTCAAATATAGTATCAGAAATAGACAGTCAGTGCCATGCAAAACTAATCAATAATGACAAGCTTTTCATATAGCTGAAATAATGAGGTGATCCgtgtataaaaagaaaataaccaCAGTGACTATGTATAAAGGACAAATAGGTCTAACCTAATGTGATGTTCCGGGATAAGCTTTTCATTTGACTTCTCACCATAGATTGCACTTGTTCCTTGGCCCCATCTGCTACTCGGAAACTACTTCCTTCATTTACTGTACTTTGCTGAATGATTGGGCCACTGTTTTGTCGGAACTGGACAGAATCTGATAAATTTTGCAGAGGATTTGGGTGAATCAGGCTGTCCAAATGCGGTAAAGGTCCCCCTCGTTGGAGTCCTGAGCTGATCACAGGTTCATGTGCCACATCTCTGGCAAAGCTTTGTCTTGATCTGTTAAACAGAATCCGTATTCTTTGCTGTATTGCACGTCTCCCAGACAAAGTCGATGCACCGGTCCTAGGTGATTGTGAAGCACATTCATGTTCTTCCCTCCATGGATATCTGGGTGAAACATTTAGATCAATTCCCAGAAATGGAGATTGACCCTGAGGAGTTATTGGTTGTTGGATTGTGCTGGAATGTGTGTTTCTATAATTGTCAATCCCGGAAAAGGAGAAATGACCAGATAATGGATCAGCACTGCTCGCTCCTTGATCCATGCCATTAAAAAATTGAGCATATGAAAATCCATCCTCCATCGGCCTACAACCTTCACAGTACCAGTTGCCCTCTGGTACATCCCTTCCAAGACCAACACAATATGTATGTGCTGGGGTATCACATATATCACATAATAACATCAAATAATCATCTCCACCTTGTTGGCATTCGACACACACTACATTCTCATAAGGATCTAGAAAGCCTCTCATCTCCTCTTCAGAAGGTTGATAAACCttcaaaaatatcaagaaaacattttaaaaaaatcaaaaaggaaataTGCTTAAACATTTAGATGATGAGATACATGTCATGTAAACACATATGTAATTCATGCAATTCACAACTATGATTACTACAGGTATTCtagaattcaaaataataaaaacataaactgCAGTGACAGAAGGAATAACCCTAATTTTTATTGCTTGTCAGAAAATTCTAAGTGAAAAATGTGCATGATATATAACTCCTAAGGTGAAACAAGAACATCAAATAGTTTGATCGTGTAACTAGGAATCTCAACAGAAATGCTTGAATGCGTACAAATTTTAAACATCTCATTGCTGAGACCAATCTGCTTGATGTATGTATATTCATGAGGCATGACCTGAAAAATAGTACTAACTGAAATCTTAAACACAATGTGCATTCATATACAGATATACTCTGTCTCAGAAGTATTTGACACATTAGACAAGACTATGCCAAACATCAGTTCTGCAAGACAATAACATCAACAGAAATTGCTAGCTCTAGACATGCATGGGGAATTTAACCTTCGAGTTTTCCATTTCATATCCTCATTTTTCCAATAGCTTAATCTTGTCGCTTGCCTAAGCAAATAACGACATGGACCTCGAAAAGCGATACATATCATATCATGCAATCTAGAGCTAAATAAAGCAAGCAATATGCCAAATTACCTGATCCCGCTTTGGGACCCTGATGACAGCCCTCCTGTTCCCTAGCCCTGGGTTCAACGGCCCCCCGGACTTGCTAATGGATGCAAACCTCCTCTTGCACACCGGGCACCGGGACTCCACCTTCGACCACTCCATTATGCATGCAAAGCAGAAGTAATGTGCACAGCACTCCAACAAACCCTGAACAGTGGTCTTCTTTTCTTCCGACAAACATATTCCACAAACC
The DNA window shown above is from Dioscorea cayenensis subsp. rotundata cultivar TDr96_F1 chromosome 12, TDr96_F1_v2_PseudoChromosome.rev07_lg8_w22 25.fasta, whole genome shotgun sequence and carries:
- the LOC120273373 gene encoding uncharacterized protein LOC120273373, which encodes MTRGGVVAQKKTRRRRGRPKAEDCSDDDEEYVVGADGEEEESSEESFVSSDSGSGGDSSEVEVDSEDEEIVVARARSKPKLKPKPKARKGVASGGRRQRGGRGPARRKPRGGVGSRTRKARVSDDDDEEDEDFDPDDVDEEEVSLISSRRSVLNPCPKRKRSKASLKPKNDAKKVKKSTGESPENRRVRVREEEDDDFVEKDQSMVFENQKNRGNRRRKRLVAEGSDSSDFDYEVSSEEEEEEEEEEEKEKPKGQPRRKNRSRILDSDSEFSDFVVSEDEEKVRGRGRLRKKKKKKNERKKRTRLADSESDFSDFVISDEELRDLGIGGESNEQQEQQRQQQQQQQAKRIVAEKKEEEKGKEKAEVDSGKQVCGICLSEEKKTTVQGLLECCAHYFCFACIMEWSKVESRCPVCKRRFASISKSGGPLNPGLGNRRAVIRVPKRDQVYQPSEEEMRGFLDPYENVVCVECQQGGDDYLMLLCDICDTPAHTYCVGLGRDVPEGNWYCEGCRPMEDGFSYAQFFNGMDQGASSADPLSGHFSFSGIDNYRNTHSSTIQQPITPQGQSPFLGIDLNVSPRYPWREEHECASQSPRTGASTLSGRRAIQQRIRILFNRSRQSFARDVAHEPVISSGLQRGGPLPHLDSLIHPNPLQNLSDSVQFRQNSGPIIQQSTVNEGSSFRVADGAKEQVQSMVRSQMKSLSRNITLDRATYKDIARRSTHTILAACGIEHRREIVTSPVQLPNTCIHDSEDGPGNLMKNCCSACFSLFVQGVVEKLMKDS